A section of the Leptotrichia buccalis C-1013-b genome encodes:
- a CDS encoding SPFH domain-containing protein, translated as MGLFGNQFANVIEWEEYNDDMLFWKWSNKEIKKGSKLIIKPGQDAIFLYNGKVEGVFVDDGRYDIESQIIPFLSTLKGFKFGFNSGIRAEVLFINTKEVTVKWGTKNAVNIPAPGLPGGMPIRAFGTMACKIDDYNVLIDKIAGIKQQFYIDDVKERVISMLDQLLMKWISREGKDMFNLQINSFEISAGIRQDLDMEMRKMGLSVPSFSVSSFNYPEEIKRMQEKAAGQSMVGDVNRYTQMAMADSMGNDSSGGNMASNMAGMQMGMMMGQQMMNQMQNQNNQNQQSQSSSQNQSSASSDATPPKFCPECGTKTNGAKFCPECGKKLV; from the coding sequence ATGGGATTATTCGGTAATCAATTTGCAAATGTCATTGAATGGGAAGAATACAACGATGATATGTTATTTTGGAAATGGTCAAACAAGGAAATCAAAAAAGGTTCAAAACTTATTATAAAACCTGGACAGGATGCGATATTTCTCTATAACGGCAAAGTGGAAGGAGTTTTTGTAGATGATGGAAGATACGACATTGAATCTCAAATTATTCCATTTTTATCCACATTAAAAGGTTTCAAATTTGGATTTAATTCTGGAATAAGAGCCGAAGTGCTGTTTATCAATACGAAAGAAGTTACTGTAAAATGGGGAACTAAAAATGCTGTCAATATTCCAGCGCCAGGACTTCCGGGAGGAATGCCAATCCGTGCTTTCGGTACAATGGCCTGTAAAATTGATGATTATAATGTTCTTATTGATAAAATCGCTGGAATTAAACAACAATTTTATATTGATGATGTGAAAGAACGTGTAATTTCAATGTTAGATCAACTACTTATGAAATGGATTTCAAGAGAAGGGAAAGATATGTTCAATCTTCAAATAAATTCATTTGAAATAAGTGCTGGAATAAGACAAGATTTAGACATGGAAATGAGAAAAATGGGACTGTCTGTTCCAAGCTTTTCAGTTTCTAGTTTTAATTATCCCGAAGAAATCAAGCGAATGCAAGAAAAAGCCGCAGGACAAAGTATGGTTGGCGATGTAAACAGATACACTCAAATGGCTATGGCTGATTCTATGGGAAATGATTCTTCAGGGGGAAATATGGCAAGCAATATGGCTGGAATGCAAATGGGAATGATGATGGGACAGCAAATGATGAATCAAATGCAAAACCAGAATAATCAAAATCAACAATCCCAATCATCATCTCAAAATCAATCTTCAGCTTCATCCGATGCTACTCCACCAAAATTCTGTCCTGAATGCGGAACAAAAACAAATGGAGCAAAATTTTGTCCTGAATGTGGAAAAAAATTAGTATAA
- a CDS encoding PspA/IM30 family protein, whose amino-acid sequence MASILGRFKDIMSANINSLLDKMENPEKMIDQYVRNMERDLNSVKSETAAVMAQESAAKRKVIECEDEIKKMDTYARKALKSGNESDAKLFLEKKATLQTKLESLNNDKEVAAQNALKMREMHDKLASDIQKLSAKRSEIKAKMKMAKTSERISSLSGAGPNGNVSAFNAMEEKANRMIDEANAKMELNMPKSDGIDDLMKKYDDNSSETSSAVDAELEKMKKEMGLE is encoded by the coding sequence ATGGCAAGTATTTTAGGGAGATTTAAAGACATTATGTCAGCTAATATTAATTCACTACTGGATAAAATGGAAAATCCTGAAAAAATGATAGATCAATATGTGAGAAATATGGAAAGAGATCTTAATAGCGTAAAATCAGAAACAGCGGCAGTTATGGCTCAAGAAAGCGCTGCAAAAAGAAAAGTTATAGAATGTGAAGATGAAATCAAAAAGATGGACACATATGCTAGAAAAGCATTAAAATCAGGAAATGAAAGTGATGCAAAATTATTTCTTGAAAAAAAGGCTACTCTTCAGACTAAATTAGAATCACTTAACAATGATAAAGAAGTTGCAGCACAAAATGCTCTAAAAATGCGTGAAATGCACGATAAACTTGCAAGTGACATTCAAAAATTATCTGCAAAACGAAGTGAAATCAAGGCAAAAATGAAAATGGCAAAAACTAGCGAAAGAATTAGTTCTCTTTCAGGTGCAGGACCAAACGGAAACGTTTCAGCCTTTAATGCAATGGAAGAAAAAGCCAATAGAATGATTGACGAAGCAAATGCAAAAATGGAATTAAACATGCCAAAAAGTGACGGAATTGATGATTTAATGAAAAAATATGATGATAATTCATCAGAAACATCTTCAGCAGTTGACGCTGAACTTGAAAAAATGAAAAAGGAAATGGGACTAGAATAA
- the secA gene encoding preprotein translocase subunit SecA, translating into MLKKIGEKIFGTSDEREIKKMKKLVNKINEIEPLFEKMTDEELQHKTVEFKERLKKETLDDILVEAFATVRETSKRLMGMRHYDVQLIGGMILHKGSIAEMKTGEGKTLMATLPIYLNALTGKGVHVVTVNDYLAKRDRDIMAELFEFLGLTSGVIVGNITPEQRKASYNCDITYGTNNEFGFDYLRDNMVGELEDKVQRGHNYVIVDEIDSILIDEARTPLIISGAAEETTEWYNTFAEVAKRLKRSYKTEEIKDKKNTVIPDEDWEDYEVDEKSHTVTITDKGIKNVERILKIDNLYSPEYVELTHFLTQALKAKELFKLDRDYIINDENEVIIVDEFTGRLMDGRRYSDGLHQAIEAKEKLEVAGENQTLATITLQNYFRMYEKLSGMTGTAKTEEDEFKQIYSLKVIVVPTNKPVARVDLPDVIYMNKKAKYKAIARKIEELYQKGQPVLVGTASIQHSEEVSALLKKKKIPHEILNAKHHEREAEIIAQAGRYKTVTIATNMAGRGTDIKLGGDAESFAAKVAVKGTPEYDEVHKAYVKECEEDKKKVIAAGGLFILGTERHESRRIDNQLRGRAGRQGDPGTSEFYLSLDDDLMRLFGGDRLKTMMKMLKIDEDEEIRHKQISKSVENAQKRIESRNFSSRKSLIEYDDVNNTQREVVYEQRDAILKNENLKELITAMISDTVDDIVNSAYVGEGSGEKDFNLLSDKLQETFGYEISEGLENASAEDISNKVYDDLIKLYDEKEEAIGEEIFRRIERYIMLEVLDSKWRQHLKDLTELREGIRLRSYGQRNPIHDYKIVAYDIYNEMIDAIKRETSSFILKLRVRGEEDTNNLTHEEVSNVKYEHDENEMIGDDVSDRMPSEPQRPLSRRERRERERRNV; encoded by the coding sequence ATGTTAAAAAAAATAGGAGAAAAAATATTTGGTACATCAGACGAGAGAGAAATAAAAAAAATGAAAAAACTGGTGAATAAAATTAATGAAATTGAGCCACTTTTTGAAAAAATGACAGATGAAGAATTGCAGCATAAAACAGTAGAGTTTAAAGAAAGATTAAAAAAAGAAACACTAGATGATATTTTAGTAGAAGCATTTGCAACAGTCAGAGAAACTTCTAAAAGACTAATGGGAATGCGTCATTATGATGTTCAGCTGATTGGTGGAATGATTCTTCATAAAGGTAGCATTGCGGAAATGAAAACAGGGGAAGGAAAAACTCTGATGGCAACGCTTCCAATTTATTTGAATGCATTGACAGGAAAAGGAGTGCATGTCGTAACAGTTAATGACTATCTTGCAAAGCGGGATAGAGATATTATGGCAGAACTTTTTGAATTTTTAGGACTAACTTCAGGAGTAATTGTTGGAAATATTACGCCAGAACAAAGAAAAGCTAGTTACAACTGCGATATTACTTATGGAACAAATAATGAGTTCGGATTTGATTATTTGAGAGACAACATGGTAGGAGAACTTGAAGATAAAGTACAACGTGGACATAATTATGTAATTGTCGATGAGATTGATTCGATTCTGATTGATGAGGCAAGAACACCGCTTATTATTTCGGGAGCCGCTGAAGAAACTACAGAATGGTACAATACCTTTGCTGAAGTTGCTAAAAGATTGAAAAGAAGTTATAAAACTGAAGAAATTAAGGACAAGAAAAATACTGTAATACCAGATGAAGATTGGGAAGATTATGAAGTTGACGAAAAATCTCATACTGTAACAATTACAGATAAAGGGATTAAAAATGTTGAAAGAATATTAAAAATTGATAACTTATATTCGCCAGAATATGTAGAACTTACTCATTTTTTGACACAGGCTTTAAAAGCAAAAGAATTATTTAAATTGGACAGGGATTATATTATCAATGATGAAAATGAAGTTATTATAGTTGATGAATTTACTGGTCGTCTTATGGATGGAAGACGTTATTCAGATGGCTTACATCAGGCGATAGAAGCTAAGGAAAAACTGGAAGTTGCTGGAGAAAATCAGACTCTTGCGACAATTACATTGCAAAATTACTTTAGAATGTATGAAAAATTATCAGGAATGACAGGAACTGCAAAAACAGAAGAAGATGAATTTAAACAAATTTATAGCTTAAAAGTTATTGTAGTGCCTACAAATAAACCTGTTGCCAGAGTTGACTTGCCAGATGTAATTTATATGAATAAAAAAGCTAAATACAAAGCAATCGCAAGAAAAATCGAAGAACTTTATCAAAAAGGGCAGCCAGTCCTTGTCGGTACAGCATCAATTCAACATTCGGAAGAAGTTTCAGCATTATTGAAAAAGAAAAAAATTCCACACGAAATATTAAATGCTAAACATCATGAAAGAGAAGCAGAAATCATTGCCCAGGCAGGTCGTTACAAAACAGTAACAATCGCAACAAATATGGCAGGACGTGGAACAGATATAAAACTTGGTGGAGATGCAGAATCTTTTGCAGCTAAAGTGGCAGTAAAAGGGACACCTGAATATGATGAAGTTCATAAGGCGTATGTAAAGGAATGTGAAGAAGACAAGAAAAAAGTTATCGCCGCTGGTGGATTGTTTATCCTGGGGACAGAAAGACATGAAAGTAGACGTATAGATAATCAGTTAAGAGGACGTGCGGGACGTCAAGGAGATCCAGGAACATCAGAATTCTACTTATCACTTGATGATGACTTGATGAGATTATTTGGTGGAGACAGATTAAAAACAATGATGAAAATGCTAAAAATTGATGAAGATGAGGAAATTCGTCATAAACAAATCAGTAAATCTGTTGAAAATGCACAAAAACGTATTGAAAGTAGAAACTTTTCATCAAGAAAAAGTCTTATTGAATATGATGATGTAAATAATACTCAAAGAGAAGTCGTTTATGAACAAAGAGATGCGATTTTGAAAAATGAAAATTTAAAAGAGTTAATTACAGCAATGATCTCAGATACTGTGGACGATATTGTAAATTCAGCTTATGTCGGTGAAGGAAGCGGAGAAAAAGACTTTAATTTATTGTCAGATAAACTTCAGGAAACATTTGGATATGAAATTTCAGAAGGTCTGGAAAATGCAAGTGCAGAAGATATTTCAAATAAAGTTTACGATGATTTGATAAAACTTTACGATGAAAAGGAAGAGGCAATTGGAGAAGAAATTTTCAGAAGAATTGAGAGGTATATAATGCTGGAAGTACTGGATTCTAAATGGAGACAGCATTTAAAAGATTTAACAGAGTTACGTGAAGGAATAAGACTTCGTTCATATGGACAAAGAAATCCAATTCACGATTACAAAATTGTCGCTTATGATATTTACAATGAAATGATAGATGCAATAAAACGTGAAACAAGTTCATTTATACTGAAATTAAGAGTACGTGGTGAAGAAGATACGAATAACTTGACACACGAGGAAGTTTCTAATGTAAAATACGAACACGATGAAAATGAAATGATTGGTGACGATGTTTCAGACAGAATGCCATCTGAACCGCAACGTCCACTTTCAAGAAGGGAAAGAAGAGAAAGAGAAAGACGGAATGTCTAA
- the cas2 gene encoding CRISPR-associated endonuclease Cas2 — protein sequence MYIILVYDILTEDNGPKISRNVFKICKKYLTNVQKSVFEGEITPVLLKKLNLELKRHIRKDKDSLIIFKSRQEKWLEKEFWGIEDDKTSNFF from the coding sequence ATGTATATAATTTTAGTGTACGACATTCTAACAGAAGACAATGGTCCCAAAATTTCTCGAAACGTATTTAAAATTTGTAAAAAATATTTAACAAATGTACAAAAATCAGTATTTGAAGGAGAAATAACACCAGTATTATTAAAAAAACTAAACCTTGAACTAAAACGTCACATTCGTAAAGACAAAGATTCATTAATCATTTTTAAATCACGTCAAGAAAAATGGCTAGAAAAAGAATTTTGGGGAATAGAGGACGACAAAACTTCAAATTTTTTTTAA
- the cas1b gene encoding type I-B CRISPR-associated endonuclease Cas1b: MAESYFIFSSGELKRKDNVIRITAPDGRFKDIKIEVTRDIYLFGEVSLNTKCLNYLAQNKIPVHIFNYYGFYTGTFYPKESNVSGKLFVKQVENYTDNAKRIELAQLIIDAASTNILRNLRYYQERGKDLESIITEIKALKKGIFRTNEINELMGIEGSIRRTYYTAWNTIVNQEIDFEKRVKRPPDNMINTMISFLNTLVYTACLSEIYVSQLNPTISYLHSVGERRFSLSLDIAEVFKPLLADRIIFSLLNKKMITEKDFVKDSNYFYMKENAQKLILKTFNERLETSIKHRDLNRKVSYRHLMRLEAYKLVKHLLEDKKYEGFKIWW; this comes from the coding sequence ATGGCAGAAAGTTATTTTATTTTTTCCAGCGGTGAATTAAAACGTAAAGATAATGTTATAAGAATAACAGCGCCAGATGGACGTTTTAAAGATATAAAAATAGAAGTTACAAGAGATATTTACTTATTTGGAGAAGTTTCATTAAATACAAAATGTTTAAATTACTTGGCACAGAATAAAATTCCTGTTCATATTTTTAATTATTATGGTTTTTACACTGGAACATTTTATCCAAAAGAATCAAATGTTTCTGGAAAACTATTCGTAAAGCAAGTTGAAAATTATACAGACAATGCCAAAAGAATTGAATTAGCACAATTAATAATAGATGCAGCAAGCACAAATATTTTGCGAAATTTAAGATATTATCAGGAACGAGGAAAAGATTTAGAATCCATAATAACAGAAATTAAGGCACTGAAAAAAGGAATTTTTAGAACAAACGAGATTAATGAATTAATGGGAATTGAAGGAAGTATCAGACGTACTTATTATACCGCATGGAATACAATTGTTAATCAGGAAATTGACTTTGAAAAAAGAGTAAAAAGGCCACCAGATAATATGATTAATACAATGATTTCTTTTTTGAATACACTAGTTTATACAGCATGCCTTTCAGAAATTTATGTCAGTCAATTAAATCCCACAATTAGCTATTTGCATAGTGTAGGAGAAAGAAGGTTTTCATTATCACTTGATATTGCTGAAGTGTTTAAGCCTCTTTTGGCAGATAGAATTATTTTTTCTCTTTTGAATAAAAAAATGATAACAGAAAAAGATTTTGTTAAAGATTCAAACTATTTTTACATGAAAGAAAATGCACAAAAATTGATTTTAAAAACTTTTAACGAAAGATTAGAAACCTCAATAAAACATAGAGATTTAAATCGAAAAGTTTCCTATCGGCACCTGATGCGTTTAGAAGCATACAAATTAGTAAAACACTTGCTAGAAGATAAAAAATACGAAGGATTTAAAATATGGTGGTAA
- the cas4 gene encoding CRISPR-associated protein Cas4, whose product MKITGIMINYYFICKRKLWCQSKNINLEEENENVQLGKLIDENSYSSETKQIMIEETVNIDFIRKWQVVHEIKKSKAVEEAAIWQVKYYIYFLKQRGIKIEKGIIDYPVIRERKEIILTKEDENTLKEILIDIEKICKNEKAPPVINDKICKKCAYYEFCYI is encoded by the coding sequence ATGAAAATAACAGGAATTATGATAAACTATTATTTTATATGCAAACGTAAATTGTGGTGCCAGTCTAAAAATATTAATCTTGAAGAGGAAAATGAAAATGTTCAGCTAGGAAAATTAATTGATGAAAATAGTTATAGTTCGGAAACTAAACAAATTATGATAGAAGAAACAGTCAACATTGATTTTATCCGTAAATGGCAAGTTGTTCACGAAATAAAAAAAAGTAAAGCTGTGGAAGAGGCGGCAATTTGGCAAGTAAAATACTATATTTATTTTCTAAAACAGCGTGGAATAAAAATTGAAAAAGGGATTATTGATTATCCTGTAATTAGGGAACGTAAGGAAATAATTTTGACAAAAGAGGACGAAAATACATTGAAGGAAATTTTAATTGATATTGAAAAAATTTGTAAAAATGAAAAAGCTCCTCCTGTAATTAATGATAAAATTTGTAAAAAATGTGCATACTATGAATTTTGTTACATTTAA
- a CDS encoding CRISPR-associated helicase/endonuclease Cas3 yields MKNEFLAKSNGETIMEHTENLINNFKNFFTIYSEINVDKELLLLACIYHDLGKINKKFQSKLSGQKQNGELPHGLLSTSFIDSKSLSENGFDKSDIKVLSYSVALHHERDISEIEEEDFSSEIELMNIEADYFLKYLEKLQNIYFDYVNKNIEENLKYSIFKIENEKVKLKKLSKKYYKLNGRIYSQDFILSEKETFETFQKYVMLKGLLNKIDYAASSYIPVEEKNDFLEEKMDDFLKNVLKKDNPKNDWNELQKFMIHNQNENVVVVAQTGYGKTEAGLLWIGNNKGFFTLPLRVAINSIFNRVKNQIVIEKLENRIGLLHSDFREIYIEDTKKKEKNNLEKMDNDDLFMYIDKTKQLSLPLTVCTIDQLFDFVFRAPGFELKVATLSYSKVVIDEIQMYSTDLLAYLIYGLKYITDFGGKFAIMTATLPGIIIDLLKKEEIEFVTTEPFINDKKRHNIKVLKDTINAEFIKENYKDNKILVVCNTVKKSKQMYENLKNLGIECKELNLLHSRFIKKDRAKKEKEISEFANPKRFKQSVKKERKSKNIFENGIWIGTQVVEASLDLDFDILITELSDLNGLFQRMGRCYRNREILDEKYNCYVFTEECSGIKGSKAVIDKEIHQKSKEALINIDGLLTEKEKLELIDKVYSTESLKDTEYYGKLVKNIYALKNYIVEYEKTKSEVQKIFRNIASRDIIPKIIYQENKEEIEKNIEILQKKTKGLNEKERKNLRSEKIEARREINQFKVAIPEYELDDISPEQVEKMEINDYETLIILDCDYSYEKGFEVKIKNRDFFEDNTF; encoded by the coding sequence ATGAAAAATGAGTTTTTGGCAAAATCTAATGGTGAAACAATAATGGAGCATACAGAAAATCTGATTAATAACTTTAAAAACTTTTTTACAATATATTCTGAGATAAATGTGGATAAAGAATTATTATTACTTGCCTGTATTTATCATGATCTTGGGAAAATAAATAAAAAATTTCAAAGTAAGTTATCTGGTCAAAAGCAAAATGGAGAACTTCCTCATGGACTATTAAGTACTTCTTTTATAGATAGCAAAAGTTTAAGTGAAAATGGTTTTGATAAAAGTGATATTAAAGTTTTATCCTATTCTGTTGCATTACATCATGAAAGAGATATTTCAGAAATTGAAGAAGAAGATTTTTCGTCAGAAATAGAATTAATGAACATTGAAGCAGACTATTTTCTAAAATATTTGGAAAAGTTACAAAATATATATTTTGACTATGTGAATAAGAATATAGAAGAAAATTTAAAGTATTCTATTTTTAAAATCGAGAATGAAAAAGTAAAATTAAAGAAATTAAGTAAAAAATATTATAAATTAAATGGAAGAATCTATTCTCAAGATTTTATCTTATCAGAAAAGGAAACCTTTGAAACTTTTCAAAAATATGTGATGTTAAAAGGATTACTGAATAAAATAGATTATGCTGCAAGTTCATATATTCCGGTTGAGGAAAAAAATGATTTTCTTGAAGAAAAAATGGATGATTTTCTAAAAAATGTATTGAAAAAGGATAATCCTAAAAATGACTGGAACGAGTTGCAGAAGTTTATGATTCATAATCAAAATGAAAATGTTGTAGTGGTGGCACAGACAGGATATGGAAAGACTGAAGCGGGGCTACTTTGGATAGGCAATAATAAGGGATTTTTCACATTGCCGCTAAGAGTAGCAATTAATTCCATTTTTAATAGGGTGAAAAATCAGATTGTGATTGAAAAACTAGAAAATAGAATAGGGCTGCTACATTCAGATTTTAGAGAAATATATATAGAAGATACAAAAAAGAAGGAAAAAAATAATCTAGAAAAAATGGATAATGATGATCTGTTTATGTATATAGATAAAACAAAGCAGCTCTCCTTACCATTGACAGTCTGCACAATAGACCAGCTTTTTGATTTTGTTTTCAGAGCACCGGGATTTGAATTAAAAGTTGCTACACTATCTTATTCTAAAGTGGTTATTGATGAAATTCAGATGTATTCAACGGATTTATTAGCTTATTTGATATACGGACTTAAATATATTACAGATTTTGGTGGGAAATTTGCTATAATGACTGCCACTTTACCAGGAATTATCATAGATTTGTTAAAAAAGGAAGAAATAGAATTTGTAACTACAGAACCTTTTATAAATGATAAAAAAAGACATAATATAAAAGTATTAAAAGATACTATCAATGCTGAATTTATAAAAGAAAATTACAAAGATAATAAAATTTTAGTTGTCTGCAATACTGTCAAAAAATCCAAACAAATGTATGAAAATTTGAAAAATTTAGGAATAGAGTGTAAAGAATTGAATCTACTTCATAGCCGATTTATAAAAAAAGACAGGGCTAAAAAAGAAAAGGAAATTTCTGAATTTGCCAATCCTAAAAGATTTAAACAAAGTGTAAAAAAAGAAAGAAAATCAAAAAATATTTTTGAAAATGGAATCTGGATTGGTACACAAGTAGTTGAAGCATCTCTTGATTTGGATTTTGATATTCTTATTACAGAATTATCAGATTTGAATGGACTTTTTCAGAGAATGGGAAGATGCTACAGAAATAGAGAAATTTTGGATGAAAAATATAACTGCTATGTTTTTACGGAAGAGTGTTCCGGAATAAAGGGTTCTAAAGCAGTTATAGATAAAGAAATTCATCAAAAATCTAAAGAAGCCTTGATAAACATTGATGGATTACTTACAGAAAAGGAAAAATTGGAATTGATTGATAAGGTTTATTCAACTGAAAGTTTAAAAGATACGGAGTATTATGGAAAATTAGTAAAAAATATTTATGCTTTGAAAAATTATATAGTGGAATATGAAAAAACAAAATCAGAAGTACAGAAAATCTTTAGAAATATTGCTTCAAGAGATATAATTCCAAAAATTATTTATCAAGAAAATAAAGAAGAAATAGAGAAAAATATTGAAATCCTACAGAAGAAAACAAAGGGATTAAATGAAAAAGAGCGGAAAAATTTAAGAAGTGAAAAAATAGAAGCAAGACGAGAAATAAATCAATTTAAAGTAGCAATTCCTGAATATGAACTTGATGATATTTCTCCTGAACAAGTAGAAAAAATGGAAATAAATGATTATGAAACATTGATTATTTTAGATTGTGATTATTCGTATGAAAAAGGATTTGAAGTAAAAATAAAAAATCGAGATTTTTTTGAAGATAATACTTTTTAA
- the cas5b gene encoding type I-B CRISPR-associated protein Cas5b produces the protein MKAIKLKLYQNMVNYKVPTSFQLKESYPLPPYSTVIGMVHSLCDFKEYKPMKISISGNYFSKVNDLYTRYEFKNGNPFEMGRHQLNVNGYGINRGVATAELLVDVNLTIHIIPEDQSEEFLNTIFEAFKYPREYPSLGRREDIVLIKDVRIVDVEKKEMEEDLENGEEVFAYIPLSFVYDEKVEFGNPASGVRICGTRYELTKNYETKNIGTKAKPKFIREWKKEEVLYSSNITALEEEIVPVDEDNEIVFCEL, from the coding sequence ATGAAGGCAATTAAATTGAAATTGTATCAAAATATGGTGAATTATAAAGTTCCAACAAGTTTTCAGCTGAAAGAAAGCTATCCTTTGCCACCATATTCGACAGTAATTGGAATGGTTCATTCCCTCTGTGATTTTAAGGAATATAAACCGATGAAAATAAGTATCAGTGGAAATTACTTTTCTAAGGTTAATGACTTATATACAAGATATGAATTTAAAAATGGAAATCCTTTTGAAATGGGAAGGCATCAATTAAATGTAAATGGTTATGGTATTAATAGAGGAGTTGCAACTGCTGAACTGCTGGTTGACGTAAACTTGACAATTCATATTATTCCGGAAGACCAGTCAGAAGAATTTTTAAATACCATTTTTGAAGCATTCAAATATCCAAGAGAATATCCAAGCTTAGGAAGAAGAGAGGATATTGTGTTAATTAAGGATGTTAGGATTGTAGACGTAGAAAAGAAAGAAATGGAAGAGGATTTAGAAAATGGAGAAGAAGTGTTTGCATATATTCCTTTAAGTTTTGTATATGATGAAAAAGTTGAATTTGGTAATCCTGCCTCAGGTGTTCGTATTTGTGGTACGAGATATGAATTGACAAAAAATTATGAAACTAAAAATATTGGTACAAAAGCAAAACCAAAATTTATAAGGGAATGGAAAAAGGAAGAAGTGCTATATTCTTCAAATATAACAGCATTGGAAGAAGAAATAGTTCCAGTTGATGAAGATAATGAAATTGTTTTTTGTGAGTTGTAA
- the cas7i gene encoding type I-B CRISPR-associated protein Cas7/Cst2/DevR: MNKKGLTFTAIFLAQSANYGEGIGNVAALKKLSRNKGEQYTYISRQAIRYNIIEQLGEEKSPVKAEGSGDKKIVQFSADTTIKDYPELDFFGYMKTIKGENSKNRSAIVRLSNAISLETFKGDLEFLTNKGLADRIGEFPNIAQAEIHKSYYKYTVTIDLDRIGIDELDEIEVSNEEKSRRVKKLLDTISLLYRDIKGRREDLKPLFIIGGVYDIKNPFFENIVDVKNNKILADKLCSGIYDYIEEDTISGIVKEQFENDTEVEEKLKGKNINVLDVPEFFKQLKEKVDNYYTEKVDG, translated from the coding sequence ATGAATAAAAAAGGTTTAACTTTTACAGCAATATTTTTGGCACAAAGTGCTAACTATGGAGAAGGAATAGGAAATGTTGCAGCATTAAAGAAATTATCAAGAAATAAGGGGGAACAATACACATATATTTCTAGACAGGCAATAAGATATAATATTATAGAACAGCTTGGAGAAGAAAAGTCACCAGTAAAAGCAGAAGGAAGTGGAGACAAGAAAATAGTTCAATTTTCAGCAGATACGACAATTAAAGATTATCCTGAACTTGATTTTTTTGGATATATGAAAACAATAAAAGGTGAAAATTCTAAAAATCGTTCTGCAATAGTAAGACTGTCAAATGCAATTTCATTGGAAACATTTAAAGGGGATTTGGAATTTTTAACAAATAAAGGATTAGCTGATAGAATTGGAGAATTTCCAAATATAGCACAGGCTGAAATACACAAATCTTACTATAAATATACAGTTACTATAGATTTAGATAGAATTGGAATAGATGAATTGGATGAAATTGAAGTTTCAAATGAAGAAAAATCAAGAAGAGTGAAAAAACTTCTAGATACGATTTCATTACTTTATAGGGATATTAAAGGAAGAAGGGAAGATTTGAAACCCTTATTTATAATAGGTGGAGTGTATGATATAAAAAATCCATTTTTTGAAAATATAGTGGATGTTAAAAATAACAAGATTCTAGCTGATAAACTGTGTAGCGGAATCTATGATTATATTGAAGAAGATACAATCTCCGGAATTGTGAAAGAACAATTTGAAAATGATACAGAAGTTGAAGAAAAATTAAAAGGAAAAAACATAAATGTACTAGATGTTCCTGAATTTTTCAAACAGTTAAAAGAAAAGGTTGATAATTATTATACAGAGAAAGTTGATGGATAA